The Clostridium sporogenes genome contains a region encoding:
- the grdH gene encoding betaine reductase selenoprotein B, with amino-acid sequence MKKAIVYLNQFFGQIGGEDKADFPPEIREGLVGPSVEFDRKLTNVEVTHTIICGDNFMGSKKEEALEKILESLENLQFDIFFAGPAFQAGRYGVACGAICKAVKEKFNVPVITSMHEENPGVNMFKKGVYIFKGGNNAGRMRKDIKAMVKFADKILAGEKLLSADEEGYFVRGIRHQVWLDSMKPAAYRAVDMMIKKLNGEEFKTELPIPKLDRVKIADAIKDLSKANIACVTTGGIVPIDNPDRIQSASATRWGRYDISELDRLEVGVYKTIHAGFDPAAADKDPNVIVPLDALKAYEKEGKIGKIHKYFYSTVGTGTTEAEAARMAREIVKCLKEDNVDGVILTSTUGTCTRCGATMVKEIEREGITVVQMCNLIPVAKTVGSNRIVPTISIPYPLGNPKDTKGQQWKLRYHRVGVAIDSLATDIKEQYIFDIKI; translated from the coding sequence ATGAAAAAGGCAATAGTATATTTAAATCAATTCTTTGGACAGATAGGAGGAGAAGACAAAGCGGATTTTCCTCCAGAAATAAGAGAGGGACTAGTTGGACCTTCTGTAGAGTTTGATAGAAAACTTACAAATGTTGAAGTTACTCACACAATAATATGTGGAGATAACTTTATGGGTTCAAAAAAAGAGGAAGCGCTAGAAAAAATATTGGAGTCTTTAGAAAATTTACAATTTGATATATTTTTTGCAGGGCCTGCATTTCAAGCAGGTAGATATGGAGTAGCGTGTGGAGCTATATGCAAGGCTGTAAAAGAAAAATTTAATGTACCAGTTATAACATCTATGCATGAAGAGAATCCTGGAGTGAATATGTTTAAAAAAGGTGTTTATATATTTAAGGGTGGAAATAATGCGGGAAGAATGAGAAAAGACATAAAGGCAATGGTTAAATTTGCAGATAAGATCTTAGCAGGAGAAAAATTATTATCAGCAGATGAGGAAGGGTATTTTGTAAGAGGTATAAGACATCAAGTTTGGCTTGACTCAATGAAACCAGCTGCGTATAGAGCTGTAGATATGATGATTAAAAAATTAAATGGTGAAGAATTTAAAACAGAATTACCAATTCCTAAACTAGATAGAGTAAAAATTGCAGATGCTATAAAAGATTTAAGTAAAGCTAATATAGCCTGCGTAACAACTGGGGGGATAGTACCAATAGATAACCCAGATAGAATACAATCTGCTTCCGCAACAAGATGGGGAAGGTATGATATATCAGAACTAGATAGGTTAGAAGTAGGAGTTTATAAAACTATACATGCAGGGTTTGATCCAGCAGCGGCTGATAAAGATCCAAATGTTATAGTTCCTCTAGATGCTTTGAAAGCTTATGAAAAGGAAGGGAAAATAGGAAAAATTCACAAGTATTTTTATTCCACAGTAGGAACAGGTACAACAGAGGCGGAAGCAGCTAGAATGGCTAGAGAAATAGTAAAATGTTTAAAGGAAGATAATGTGGATGGCGTTATATTAACTTCCACATGAGGAACTTGCACTCGTTGCGGAGCAACTATGGTAAAAGAGATAGAAAGAGAGGGAATTACTGTTGTTCAAATGTGTAATTTAATACCAGTTGCTAAAACTGTTGGTTCAAATAGGATCGTACCAACAATTTCTATACCATATCCACTTGGAAATCCCAAAGATACCAAAGGGCAGCAATGGAAATTGAGATATCACAGAGTAGGTGTGGCAATAGACTCTTTAGCAACTGACATTAAAGAACAATATATATTTGACATTAAAATTTAA
- a CDS encoding glycine betaine uptake BCCT transporter translates to MWGKKIQDNEVFIVSLLVVFLIVVWGLIVPENFSNISNIVYEFLTDKFGWLYLMVMFFFVMFALILAFSKYGKIKLGSDDSKPEYKTSSWFGMLFGAGMGIGLVFWGVAEPLSHFVNPPGLEPASTEAANFAMKTSFTHWGVHPWASYSIIGLALAYFQFRKNKAGLISSIFIPLIGEKRAKGIIGKIIDSFAVFATVAGVATSLGLGTLQINSGFNFLFNIPKTTLVQLLIIVIVTIIFIWTAVSGIEKGIKFLSDINLVLAFLLLLLIIFIGPTLKIFNSLTNGLGFYIGDFVKDSLRIEAFGNNSWISSWRIFYWAWWIAWAPFVGTFIARISKGRTIKEFVLGVMIAPSVASFVWFSSFGTLGINLKETLTIGTLKEMAKVSDTALFLVVKNYPLSTLISIITIVLLCTFFITSANSATFVLAMFTSQGNLNPSKMKKILWGVIQALLAIVLLMSGGLKSLQIISVAAAFPFIFIMVLACVSLVKSLKQENI, encoded by the coding sequence ATGTGGGGAAAAAAGATACAGGATAATGAAGTTTTTATAGTATCCTTATTAGTGGTTTTCTTAATAGTTGTATGGGGATTAATTGTTCCAGAAAATTTTTCGAATATTAGTAATATAGTTTATGAGTTTTTAACAGATAAATTTGGTTGGTTATATCTAATGGTTATGTTTTTCTTTGTAATGTTTGCTTTAATTTTAGCCTTTAGTAAATATGGCAAAATAAAATTAGGTTCAGATGATTCAAAACCAGAATATAAAACATCTTCATGGTTTGGAATGTTGTTTGGTGCAGGAATGGGTATAGGGTTAGTATTTTGGGGTGTTGCAGAACCACTATCACATTTTGTAAATCCACCAGGATTAGAACCAGCATCCACTGAAGCAGCTAATTTTGCAATGAAAACTTCGTTTACTCATTGGGGAGTCCATCCTTGGGCAAGTTATAGCATAATTGGATTGGCACTTGCATATTTTCAATTTAGAAAAAATAAAGCTGGGCTTATAAGTAGTATTTTTATACCACTTATAGGTGAAAAGAGAGCAAAAGGGATTATTGGTAAAATTATTGATAGTTTTGCAGTATTTGCTACAGTTGCAGGTGTGGCTACTTCTTTAGGACTTGGTACACTTCAAATAAATAGTGGATTTAACTTTTTGTTTAATATACCTAAAACTACATTGGTTCAGTTATTAATAATAGTGATTGTTACAATAATATTTATTTGGACTGCAGTTAGTGGTATTGAAAAGGGAATAAAATTCCTATCAGATATTAATTTGGTTTTGGCATTTTTGTTACTACTTTTGATTATATTTATAGGACCTACTCTGAAAATATTTAATTCTTTAACTAATGGATTAGGTTTTTATATAGGAGATTTTGTTAAAGATAGCTTAAGAATAGAAGCTTTTGGGAATAATTCTTGGATTAGTAGTTGGAGAATATTTTATTGGGCTTGGTGGATTGCTTGGGCTCCATTTGTAGGTACATTTATAGCTAGAATATCTAAAGGGAGGACTATAAAAGAATTCGTACTTGGAGTTATGATAGCACCATCAGTTGCATCTTTTGTATGGTTCTCATCTTTTGGAACATTAGGGATTAATCTAAAAGAAACTTTAACAATCGGAACACTCAAAGAGATGGCAAAAGTTTCAGATACAGCTCTATTTTTAGTGGTTAAAAATTATCCATTATCTACTCTTATTTCAATAATAACTATAGTATTGCTATGCACATTTTTTATTACATCAGCAAATTCAGCTACTTTTGTCCTCGCTATGTTTACTTCACAAGGAAATTTAAATCCTTCAAAGATGAAAAAAATCTTATGGGGAGTAATACAAGCTTTACTAGCCATAGTTCTTTTAATGAGTGGAGGACTAAAGAGTTTACAGATTATATCTGTGGCAGCAGCATTCCCTTTTATATTTATAATGGTGTTGGCTTGTGTATCCTTAGTTAAATCTTTAAAACAAGAAAATATTTAG
- the ychF gene encoding redox-regulated ATPase YchF, with product MKLGIVGLPNVGKSTLFNAITKAGAESANYPFCTIEPNVGVVSVPDKRLDVLEKMYNSKKKVPTAIEFYDIAGLVKGASKGEGLGNKFLSHIREVEAIVHVVRCFEDSNIVHVDGSVDPIRDIETISLELIFSDIELMQRRIEKNSKLAKSGNKEAKAEDDLMKRIVSHLEEGKPVRTLELEEDEEKLVKGYFLLTSKPVLYAANVSEDDLMSGNPENEFVKKVKEFAKGENSEVITLCARLEEELSTLEDDEKAEMLSEYGLEESGLDKLVQSSYKLLGLISFLTAGQVEVRAWTIVKGTKAPKAAGKIHTDIEKGFIRAEVISYDKLIECGSEAHAKEKGFFRLEGKEYVMQDGDIVNFRFNV from the coding sequence ATGAAATTAGGAATAGTTGGTTTACCTAACGTAGGTAAAAGTACATTATTTAATGCAATAACAAAAGCAGGAGCTGAATCTGCTAACTATCCATTCTGTACCATAGAACCAAATGTAGGAGTAGTTAGTGTACCAGATAAAAGATTAGATGTTTTAGAAAAAATGTATAACTCTAAAAAAAAGGTCCCTACTGCTATTGAGTTTTATGACATTGCTGGATTAGTTAAAGGAGCAAGTAAAGGAGAAGGACTAGGAAATAAGTTCCTATCTCATATAAGAGAAGTTGAAGCTATTGTTCATGTAGTAAGATGTTTTGAAGATTCTAATATAGTACACGTGGATGGCTCTGTAGATCCTATTCGTGATATAGAAACTATTAGTTTAGAGCTTATATTTTCTGATATAGAATTAATGCAAAGAAGAATAGAAAAAAATAGTAAATTAGCTAAGAGCGGAAACAAAGAAGCCAAAGCAGAAGACGATCTTATGAAGAGAATAGTTTCTCATTTAGAGGAAGGAAAACCTGTTAGAACTTTAGAACTTGAAGAAGATGAAGAAAAATTAGTTAAAGGTTACTTTCTCTTAACTTCAAAACCTGTTTTATATGCAGCTAACGTATCTGAAGATGATTTAATGTCTGGAAATCCTGAAAATGAATTTGTTAAGAAAGTTAAAGAATTTGCAAAAGGGGAAAATTCTGAAGTAATAACTTTATGTGCAAGACTTGAAGAAGAGTTATCAACTTTAGAAGACGATGAAAAAGCTGAAATGCTTTCAGAATATGGATTAGAAGAATCTGGACTTGATAAGCTAGTTCAATCTAGTTATAAATTGTTAGGTCTTATAAGCTTTTTAACTGCAGGTCAAGTTGAAGTTAGAGCTTGGACTATAGTTAAAGGCACAAAAGCACCTAAGGCTGCTGGTAAAATTCATACTGATATTGAAAAAGGCTTTATAAGAGCAGAAGTTATATCCTATGATAAACTTATAGAATGTGGTTCTGAAGCCCACGCTAAAGAAAAAGGATTTTTTAGGCTTGAGGGAAAAGAATATGTAATGCAAGATGGAGATATTGTAAACTTTAGATTTAATGTTTAA